A window of the Lactuca sativa cultivar Salinas chromosome 5, Lsat_Salinas_v11, whole genome shotgun sequence genome harbors these coding sequences:
- the LOC111889409 gene encoding elicitor-responsive protein 1 yields the protein MAGGGVLEVMLVDSEGIRAKRFLGCVVCCSTSAVNRPYVCVEYGDKKRVSKVAQGKGKKSIWEQKFEFVVDYPMDEKKLDQKLVFRVMDKHKLSDDGYVGDATIHVKDVVLMGMEKGDAKLGSRKYRVVREDKSYTGDISVGVTFKRKDGVNNDGERKESLVNNEGTKMATKDGVNNDGERKESLVNNEEGTKMATA from the exons ATGGCAGGTGGTGGCGTATTGGAGGTGATGCTAGTGGATTCCGAAGGCATTAGAGCAAAAAGGTTTCTCG GTTGTGTAGTTTGCTGTAGTACTTCGGCTGTTAATAGACCATATGTATGTGTTGAATACGGGGATAAAAAACGCGTAAGCAAAGTCGCTCAAG GAAAAGGGAAGAAATCCATATGGGAACAAAAGTTCGAGTTTGTGGTTGACTATCCCATGGATGAAAAGAAGTTGGATCAAAAGCTTGTGTTTCGTGTCATGGACAAACATAAACTTTCCGATGATGGATATGTTGGTGATGCTAC GATTCATGTAAAGGATGTTGTTTTAATGGGGATGGAGAAAGGGGATGCAAAGCTCGGAAGTCGGAAATACAGGGTGGTCCGGGAGGACAAATCTTACACCGGCGATATATCTGTGGGAGTTACTTTCAAG AGAAAAGATGGGGTGAATAATGATGGTGAAAGGAAGGAAAGCCTTGTAAATAATGAGGGTACAAAAATGGCAACAAAAGATGGAGTGAATAATGATGGTGAAAGGAAGGAAAGCCTTGTTAATAATGAGGAGGGTACAAAAATGGCAACTGCATAA